In the genome of Candidatus Nanopelagicales bacterium, one region contains:
- a CDS encoding bifunctional RNase H/acid phosphatase, with the protein MRLLIVEADGGSRGNPGPAAYGALVRDAETGEVLVELAEHIGVTTNNVAEYQGLVAGLRAAHEIDPGARVEARLDSKLVVEQMSGRWSIKNATLRAIALEAREVLPYERVSYRWVPREQNMAADRLVNESLEAIERGRSGSIRRCPEAAPPPLDVVGSAEEDEARAEAAARPANKVLGWAPDLGPPMLTLLARHGASEYSLEKRFSGRGGVDVPLAPVGREQAEALAVELERRGGADVVVTSPLLRTRQTAGIVARRLGLQLEVEDGFAECAFGEWDGRTFAEVRDGWPVELEAWLASADVAPPGGESFAEVRTRVDAARRRLHERHPTRRVVVVSHVSPIKLAVGLAIDAPLHSLYRMELAPCSLTSVAWYADGNASLLGFAESAHLRDVPVPDGV; encoded by the coding sequence GTGAGGCTGCTCATCGTCGAGGCCGACGGGGGCTCGCGCGGCAACCCCGGGCCGGCCGCCTACGGGGCGCTCGTCCGCGACGCGGAGACCGGCGAGGTCCTGGTGGAGCTGGCCGAGCACATCGGCGTCACCACCAACAACGTGGCCGAGTACCAGGGGCTCGTGGCGGGGTTGCGGGCCGCCCATGAGATCGACCCGGGGGCCCGGGTCGAGGCCCGGCTGGACTCCAAGCTCGTGGTGGAGCAGATGAGCGGCCGGTGGTCGATCAAGAACGCCACGCTGCGCGCGATCGCGCTGGAGGCCCGTGAGGTTCTGCCGTACGAGCGGGTCTCGTACCGGTGGGTGCCGCGCGAGCAGAACATGGCCGCCGACCGATTGGTCAACGAGTCGCTGGAGGCGATCGAGCGCGGCCGGTCCGGCTCGATCCGGCGCTGCCCGGAGGCGGCCCCGCCGCCGCTGGACGTGGTCGGTTCCGCGGAGGAGGACGAGGCCCGCGCCGAGGCGGCCGCCCGGCCGGCCAACAAGGTGCTCGGCTGGGCGCCCGACCTCGGGCCGCCGATGCTGACCCTGCTGGCCCGGCACGGGGCGTCGGAGTACAGCCTGGAGAAGCGTTTCTCCGGCCGTGGGGGAGTCGACGTGCCGCTGGCCCCGGTGGGCCGGGAGCAGGCGGAGGCGCTGGCGGTCGAGCTGGAGCGCCGCGGTGGTGCGGACGTCGTGGTGACGTCGCCGCTGCTGCGCACCCGTCAGACGGCGGGGATCGTCGCGCGCCGGCTCGGGCTGCAGCTGGAGGTCGAGGACGGCTTCGCGGAGTGCGCCTTCGGGGAGTGGGACGGCCGGACGTTCGCCGAGGTGCGCGACGGCTGGCCGGTCGAGCTTGAGGCCTGGCTGGCGTCCGCGGACGTCGCCCCGCCCGGGGGCGAGTCGTTCGCCGAGGTCCGTACGCGGGTGGACGCGGCCCGGCGCCGGCTGCACGAGCGGCACCCGACGCGCCGCGTGGTGGTGGTGTCGCACGTGAGCCCGATCAAGCTGGCGGTGGGACTGGCCATCGATGCGCCGCTGCACAGCCTGTACCGGATGGAGCTCGCGCCCTGCTCGCTGACGTCGGTGGCGTGGTACGCCGATGGCAACGCCTCGCTGCTCGGCTTCGCCGAGTCCGCGCACCTGCGCGACGTGCCGGTGCCCGACGGGGTCTAG
- a CDS encoding peroxide stress protein YaaA, producing MLILLPPSEGKRAPGRGRPVDLATLSFPGLTDARRTVLDALVSLCVREPEAARAALGLSAGQADEVARDADLMTAPAAPALRVYTGVLYEALDAATLDAAAKRRAGRRLAVASALWGLLRPNDRIPAYRLSGGTRLPPLGTLTGLWREPLTAAISEAAGRGVVLDLRSSAYVALAPPAAPWAARTVVARVLQERDGTRTVVSHHNKHTKGLLARALVTTGDDPRTPDDLAGLCGALGFHAELTAPARADRPWTLDLVT from the coding sequence GTGCTGATCCTGCTCCCGCCCAGCGAGGGCAAGCGGGCCCCCGGCCGCGGCCGGCCGGTCGACCTCGCCACCCTGTCGTTCCCCGGCCTCACCGACGCGCGGCGCACCGTGCTGGACGCGCTGGTGTCGCTGTGCGTCCGCGAACCCGAGGCGGCCCGTGCGGCCCTGGGCCTGTCCGCCGGTCAGGCCGACGAGGTGGCCCGGGACGCCGACCTGATGACGGCCCCGGCCGCCCCGGCCCTGAGGGTCTACACCGGGGTCCTGTACGAGGCGCTGGACGCCGCGACGCTGGACGCGGCGGCGAAGCGGCGGGCCGGGCGCCGGCTGGCGGTCGCCTCGGCGCTGTGGGGCCTGCTACGCCCGAACGACCGGATCCCGGCGTACCGGCTGTCCGGCGGCACCCGGCTGCCCCCGCTCGGCACGCTCACCGGCCTCTGGCGCGAACCCCTCACCGCGGCCATCAGCGAGGCGGCCGGCCGCGGCGTCGTGCTGGACCTGCGCTCGTCGGCGTACGTGGCCCTGGCCCCGCCGGCGGCACCGTGGGCGGCGCGCACGGTCGTGGCCCGCGTGCTGCAGGAACGGGACGGGACCCGGACCGTCGTCAGCCACCACAACAAGCACACCAAGGGCCTGCTGGCCCGGGCGCTGGTCACGACCGGCGACGACCCGCGCACCCCGGACGACCTGGCCGGGCTGTGCGGCGCGCTGGGGTTCCACGCCGAGCTGACCGCCCCGGCCCGGGCGGACCGGCCGTGGACCCTCGACCTGGTGACCTGA
- a CDS encoding methyltransferase domain-containing protein: MARLPSPRVLAELMRGGHLRARMRSARDGLTAVRVQAIAAAIDIGLLDAVAGGAGSTAELARRLGVADLDLLDAYLRVLAAAGLVTGDGRWQLTRFGRAVVEDDAVRASYQGFGSYHTDVYRDMAPVLRGGPRRRDTTEQGEVIARLSAAISPFIRDRVVRTVNERRPRRVLDIGCGTGQYLSAMLEAAPTATGIGLDADADAAALAERTLRDRGQAGRATVAAADLRTALATGHPAALRDGIDVALMANVIYYEPVDERVELLGSIAGLLSPGGALVIVTTFSGPQFFSRHLDLVLRAQEGRMELPAAEVLVGQLREAGLEPEPLEPMGPPSAALGSVTAVRPAVEPVGGAEHA, from the coding sequence ATGGCGAGACTTCCCAGTCCGCGGGTGCTCGCGGAGCTGATGCGCGGAGGGCATCTCCGCGCACGGATGCGATCGGCACGGGACGGCCTCACCGCGGTCCGCGTCCAGGCGATCGCCGCCGCGATCGACATCGGGCTGCTCGACGCGGTGGCCGGGGGCGCGGGCAGCACGGCGGAGTTGGCCCGCCGCCTGGGTGTGGCGGACCTCGACCTGTTGGACGCGTACCTCCGGGTCCTGGCCGCTGCCGGCCTGGTCACCGGGGACGGCCGGTGGCAGTTGACCCGGTTCGGGCGGGCGGTCGTCGAGGACGACGCAGTCCGTGCGTCGTACCAGGGATTCGGCAGCTACCACACCGACGTCTATCGAGACATGGCGCCGGTGCTGCGCGGTGGCCCCAGGCGTCGCGACACGACTGAGCAGGGCGAGGTGATCGCACGGCTGTCGGCCGCCATCTCCCCGTTCATCCGCGACCGTGTGGTCCGCACCGTCAACGAGCGTCGACCACGTCGGGTGCTCGACATCGGTTGCGGCACAGGGCAGTACCTCTCGGCGATGCTGGAGGCGGCGCCGACCGCGACCGGGATCGGCCTGGATGCCGACGCCGACGCTGCGGCTCTGGCCGAGCGCACCCTGAGGGATCGCGGCCAGGCCGGGCGGGCCACGGTCGCAGCCGCCGACCTCCGGACCGCGCTGGCCACGGGTCATCCGGCAGCCCTCCGTGACGGCATCGACGTGGCCCTGATGGCCAACGTCATCTACTACGAGCCGGTGGACGAGCGGGTGGAGCTGCTGGGCTCCATCGCGGGACTGCTGAGTCCTGGGGGTGCGCTCGTGATCGTCACGACGTTCTCCGGGCCGCAGTTCTTCAGCCGCCATCTCGACCTGGTCCTCCGGGCCCAGGAGGGTCGCATGGAGCTGCCCGCCGCCGAGGTGCTCGTCGGCCAGCTCCGGGAGGCTGGCCTCGAGCCGGAGCCGCTGGAGCCCATGGGCCCGCCCTCCGCCGCCCTCGGCTCGGTGACCGCGGTCCGTCCCGCGGTCGAACCGGTGGGCGGAGCAGAGCACGCATGA
- a CDS encoding UBP-type zinc finger domain-containing protein, giving the protein MDACAHVDDLPVVTPSSLGCEDCLRTGGTWVHLRMCMHCGHVGCCDSSPSRHARGHWTEVPDHPVVRSYEPGEDWWYCFADDLLFELDGAAPAPSYR; this is encoded by the coding sequence ATGGACGCCTGCGCGCACGTCGACGACCTGCCGGTCGTGACCCCGTCGAGCCTCGGTTGCGAGGACTGCCTGCGTACCGGGGGCACGTGGGTCCACCTGCGGATGTGCATGCACTGCGGGCACGTCGGGTGCTGCGACTCCTCGCCGTCCCGGCACGCTCGCGGCCACTGGACCGAGGTCCCCGACCACCCGGTGGTCCGGTCGTACGAGCCGGGCGAGGACTGGTGGTACTGCTTCGCCGACGACCTCCTGTTCGAGCTGGACGGGGCCGCGCCGGCTCCCTCGTACCGCTGA
- a CDS encoding PAS domain S-box protein, producing MSERGLVHLVVDQLSTAAELREVLEDAHYTVRTVPGRPEDVLSAVADQPDLLVVDAYLDGVDAFDLVARLRDHSHVRDLPVVFVASEGDSDSRVRGLESADDLIVTPLDPREVLTRIERQVTVSKVRMALRESEAKFRSVMESAIDAIISADSEGVIRSWNSAAAALFGRTEAEMVGQPIELIIPDRFRGAHRAGVHRVTSGGPTHVIGQTVELSALRQDGSEFPVELSLATWFLDEDRYYTGIIRDISERKQAEQKFRSVTESAIDAIISADHVGEIVTWNSAATRILGYTEEEAVGQRLELVIPERYHQLHRDGMARFTATGEPHVIGTTVELSARTKDGEEIPIELSLSTWTVREARFYTGIIRDIGERKAAEEALRQSEQALREKSEELHRKNADLQGTLDKLSQMQDQLILQEKMASLGRLSAGMAHELNNPAAAAQRGAAQASHIFTQLQENQLRLGQLQLDSEERIRLAELDRMARERSREPAELSPVARADLEAEFEEWLQAHGVRAVGDLAPALVGLGFRPDEMVELGHPFDGAALGTVVEWMGLKFLIYSVFAEIAVGTNRIAELVKAMKTYTYMDQAPVQDVDVRDGLDNTLIILHNKLKRGVTVRREYDDDLPRIQAYASELNQVWTNLIDNAIDAMGGTGVLTVRARRHDDAVQVHIEDDGPGIPPDVASKVFDPFFTTKPPGEGTGLGLNISRNIVVKKHRGTMTVESEPGRTRFVVTLPVGSIADSVESDPVATEAGS from the coding sequence GTGTCGGAACGAGGCCTGGTCCACCTGGTGGTCGACCAGCTGTCGACCGCGGCGGAGCTGCGCGAGGTCCTGGAGGACGCCCACTACACGGTGCGCACCGTGCCCGGCCGGCCGGAGGACGTGCTGTCCGCGGTCGCCGATCAGCCGGACCTGCTCGTCGTCGACGCGTACCTGGACGGCGTCGACGCGTTCGACCTCGTCGCCCGGCTGCGGGACCACAGCCACGTGCGGGACCTGCCGGTGGTGTTCGTCGCGTCGGAAGGGGACTCCGACTCGCGCGTGCGCGGCCTGGAGTCGGCGGACGACTTGATCGTCACGCCGCTCGACCCTCGCGAGGTGCTGACCCGGATCGAGCGCCAGGTGACCGTGTCGAAGGTCCGGATGGCGCTGCGCGAGTCGGAGGCGAAGTTCCGCTCGGTCATGGAGTCCGCGATCGACGCGATCATCTCGGCGGACTCCGAGGGTGTCATCCGCAGCTGGAACTCGGCGGCCGCGGCGCTGTTCGGTCGGACCGAGGCCGAGATGGTCGGGCAGCCGATCGAGCTCATCATCCCCGACCGCTTCCGGGGGGCGCACCGCGCCGGCGTGCACCGGGTGACCTCGGGTGGCCCCACCCACGTCATCGGGCAGACCGTCGAGCTGAGCGCCCTGCGGCAGGACGGCTCCGAGTTCCCGGTGGAGTTGTCCCTGGCGACCTGGTTCCTCGACGAGGACCGCTACTACACCGGGATCATCCGCGACATCAGCGAGCGCAAGCAGGCGGAGCAGAAGTTCCGGTCGGTCACCGAGTCGGCGATCGACGCGATCATCTCGGCCGACCACGTCGGCGAGATCGTCACCTGGAACTCGGCGGCCACCCGGATCCTGGGCTACACCGAGGAGGAGGCGGTCGGACAGCGGCTCGAGCTGGTCATCCCCGAGCGCTACCACCAGCTGCACCGGGACGGCATGGCACGGTTCACCGCGACCGGTGAGCCGCACGTCATCGGCACCACCGTCGAGCTCTCCGCCCGGACCAAGGACGGCGAGGAGATCCCGATCGAACTGTCGCTGTCGACCTGGACCGTCCGGGAGGCGCGGTTCTACACCGGCATCATCCGCGACATCGGGGAGCGGAAGGCGGCCGAGGAGGCCCTGCGGCAGAGCGAGCAGGCGCTGCGGGAGAAGAGTGAGGAGCTGCACCGCAAGAACGCCGACCTGCAGGGGACGCTGGACAAGCTCAGCCAGATGCAGGACCAGTTGATCCTGCAGGAGAAGATGGCGTCGCTCGGCCGGCTGAGTGCGGGGATGGCGCACGAGCTGAACAACCCCGCGGCAGCCGCACAGCGAGGGGCGGCGCAGGCGTCGCACATCTTCACCCAGCTGCAGGAGAACCAGTTGCGGCTGGGACAGCTGCAGCTCGATAGCGAGGAGCGCATCCGGCTGGCCGAGTTGGATCGGATGGCGCGCGAGCGCTCCCGGGAGCCCGCCGAGCTGTCACCGGTCGCGAGGGCCGACCTGGAGGCGGAGTTCGAGGAGTGGCTCCAGGCGCACGGTGTCCGGGCGGTCGGCGACTTGGCCCCCGCGCTCGTCGGCCTGGGCTTCCGTCCCGACGAGATGGTGGAACTGGGACATCCCTTCGACGGGGCGGCGCTCGGGACCGTCGTGGAGTGGATGGGACTGAAGTTCCTCATCTACAGCGTCTTCGCGGAGATCGCGGTGGGCACCAACCGGATCGCCGAGCTCGTGAAGGCGATGAAGACCTACACCTACATGGACCAGGCGCCGGTCCAGGACGTCGACGTCCGCGACGGCCTCGACAACACCTTGATCATCCTGCACAACAAGCTCAAGCGGGGCGTCACGGTGAGGCGCGAGTACGACGACGACCTCCCGCGGATCCAGGCGTACGCGAGCGAGCTCAACCAGGTCTGGACGAACCTGATCGACAACGCGATCGACGCCATGGGGGGGACCGGGGTGCTCACTGTCCGGGCGCGACGGCACGACGACGCCGTGCAGGTCCATATCGAGGACGACGGCCCCGGCATCCCCCCGGACGTCGCCTCCAAGGTCTTCGACCCGTTCTTCACCACCAAGCCGCCCGGCGAGGGCACCGGTCTGGGCCTGAACATCTCGCGCAACATCGTGGTGAAGAAGCACCGGGGGACCATGACGGTCGAGTCCGAGCCGGGCCGGACCAGGTTCGTGGTCACGCTTCCGGTCGGGTCGATCGCCGACTCCGTCGAGTCCGACCCGGTCGCAACGGAGGCAGGATCATGA
- a CDS encoding FAD-dependent oxidoreductase, giving the protein MTTAPVLLTVDDEPHVLNAITRDLQARYREDYRIVRAGSGQEALDAVEELARRNTPIALFLVDQRMPGMSGTEFLAKALKVYPEAKRVLLTAYADTDAAITSINTLSLDYYLMKPWDPPEERLYPVLDELLDDWQAAAPAPYDGIRVAGTLWSPASHAVKDFLARSQIPYQWLDIEKDSAAKELVESSWDGPARLPVLFFPDGTTLVDPDLHELAAKVGLSAAPQHPFYDLVVVGAGPAGLAAAVYGASEGLRTAVVEREVPGGQAGTSARIENYLGFPNGIGGADLARRAVAQARRLGAEILVAQQVSRLRVEGPYKVVTLDDGSELRSRAVILATGVKVRTLDVPGVEPLLGASVYYGAASSEAVNYTDKTVVVVGGANSAGQGAMFLSRFAREVVVLVRGDLLTRTMSRYLIDQIEATPSISVRTHSEVTAVSGTNHLESVTVRDARTGEEEIVPADAVFVFIGAQPCSQLVHGVVETDESGFVLTGQDLVHDGRRPKGWRPARDPFLLETSVPGIFAAGDVRHDVIRRVASAVGQGSVAVSLVHKYLETV; this is encoded by the coding sequence ATGACCACCGCCCCGGTGCTGCTGACGGTCGACGACGAGCCGCACGTCCTCAACGCGATCACCCGGGACCTGCAGGCCCGCTACCGCGAGGACTACCGCATCGTGCGGGCCGGCTCGGGCCAGGAGGCGCTCGACGCGGTGGAGGAGCTGGCGCGGCGCAACACTCCCATCGCCCTGTTCCTCGTGGACCAGCGCATGCCGGGGATGAGCGGGACGGAGTTCCTCGCCAAGGCGCTCAAGGTCTACCCCGAGGCCAAGCGGGTCCTGCTCACCGCGTACGCCGACACCGATGCCGCGATCACCAGCATCAACACGCTCAGCCTCGACTACTACCTGATGAAGCCGTGGGACCCGCCCGAGGAACGGCTCTACCCCGTCCTCGACGAGCTCCTCGACGACTGGCAGGCCGCCGCGCCGGCCCCTTACGACGGGATCCGCGTGGCGGGCACGCTGTGGTCGCCGGCCTCCCACGCCGTCAAGGACTTCCTGGCTCGCAGCCAGATCCCGTACCAGTGGCTGGACATCGAGAAGGACTCCGCGGCCAAGGAGCTCGTCGAGTCCTCCTGGGACGGGCCGGCTCGGCTGCCCGTGCTGTTCTTCCCGGACGGGACGACGCTGGTCGACCCCGACCTGCACGAGCTCGCTGCAAAGGTGGGACTCAGCGCCGCGCCGCAGCACCCCTTCTACGACCTGGTCGTCGTCGGCGCCGGGCCCGCCGGACTGGCGGCCGCGGTGTACGGCGCCTCCGAGGGCCTGCGCACCGCCGTCGTCGAGCGGGAGGTGCCGGGCGGCCAGGCGGGCACGAGCGCCCGCATCGAGAACTACCTCGGCTTCCCCAACGGCATCGGCGGGGCGGACCTGGCCCGCCGCGCCGTCGCCCAGGCCCGACGGCTCGGCGCGGAGATCCTGGTGGCGCAGCAGGTGTCCCGGCTGCGGGTGGAGGGCCCGTACAAGGTGGTCACCCTCGACGACGGCAGCGAGCTGCGCAGCCGCGCTGTCATCCTCGCGACCGGCGTCAAGGTGCGCACGCTCGACGTTCCGGGCGTCGAGCCGCTCCTCGGCGCGTCCGTCTACTACGGCGCGGCGTCCTCCGAGGCGGTCAACTACACGGACAAGACCGTGGTCGTCGTCGGCGGCGCCAACTCCGCCGGCCAGGGCGCGATGTTCCTGTCCCGCTTCGCCCGTGAGGTCGTCGTCCTGGTGCGGGGGGACTTGCTCACCAGGACGATGTCGCGCTACCTCATCGACCAGATCGAGGCCACGCCGAGCATCTCCGTGCGCACGCACTCCGAGGTGACCGCCGTGTCGGGGACGAACCACCTGGAGTCCGTCACGGTGCGGGACGCGCGGACCGGCGAGGAGGAGATCGTGCCCGCCGACGCGGTCTTCGTGTTCATCGGGGCGCAGCCCTGCTCGCAGCTCGTGCACGGGGTAGTCGAGACCGACGAGTCCGGCTTCGTGCTCACCGGTCAGGACCTGGTGCACGACGGCCGCCGCCCGAAGGGCTGGCGGCCGGCCCGCGACCCGTTCCTGCTCGAGACCAGCGTCCCGGGGATCTTCGCCGCGGGTGACGTGCGGCACGACGTCATCCGCCGGGTGGCCTCGGCGGTCGGCCAGGGGTCGGTCGCCGTCAGCCTCGTGCACAAGTACCTCGAGACCGTGTGA
- a CDS encoding cation:proton antiporter: protein MTAVPADLPADLLAAGTEVPAYLGPTAALVVAAAVIGYLAVRLRVVPIVGFLLAGVVIGPAQLGLVPQVDTVVAAADIGVILLLFTIGLEFSLERLARLRTWIVVGGGLQVVLTSLAVAGIALALDATAAEAVFTGLLVSLSSTAIVLTLLSGRGESGSTRGRISLAVLLFQDLAVVVMVLVVPLLGPESSGGSPALDLAVALAKALGIIAVVLVLARRVMPPLLERVARTCSTEVFLLTVLAICLGTAYLTALAGVSVSLGAFLAGLVVSESRHSTHALGEVLPLKVLFTAVFFVSVGMLLDVSFVLANLGGIVIAVLAVLVVKAVLGATAVVAVRLPFGLAVGTGLLLAQIGEFSFVLEGVGRQSGLTPLGLGSDGVQLFIAVTVLLMMATPALSWAGSRAEAALSGRARRRGSGSGADVPSAGIPELPALGADSDLLTGGSGSGLVVVSGWGPVGRDVADVLRTAGVRVTVVTLNPDGAREAEAEGHRVVIGDSTRQSVLEHAEVPAALLFVVADDEEEQAARIVAAARPLVRGDVVVRVVDEADPGDLAMLGADAVIDAERGALLATVRSVVSGLGRSGPAPHPDPWAPVVLVAPDPGCPHVPARATVMPSSDGCDACRLAGLTWVHLRMCLTCGRVGCCDSSPGRHARAHAEHTGHDVIASAEPGETWVYCFEDGTTTQARPDLQRDSDASRM, encoded by the coding sequence GTGACCGCCGTGCCCGCCGACCTGCCCGCCGACCTGCTGGCGGCCGGCACCGAGGTGCCGGCGTACCTCGGTCCGACCGCGGCCCTCGTCGTCGCCGCGGCCGTCATCGGCTACCTCGCGGTCCGGCTCCGGGTGGTCCCGATCGTGGGGTTCCTGCTCGCCGGCGTGGTGATCGGGCCGGCCCAGCTGGGCCTGGTGCCGCAGGTGGACACGGTGGTGGCTGCCGCCGACATCGGCGTGATCCTGCTGCTGTTCACCATCGGCCTGGAGTTCTCGCTCGAGCGCCTGGCGCGGCTGCGCACCTGGATCGTGGTGGGCGGTGGCCTGCAGGTGGTCCTGACGTCCCTCGCCGTGGCCGGCATCGCCCTGGCCCTCGACGCGACCGCAGCCGAAGCCGTGTTCACCGGCCTGCTGGTGTCCCTGTCGTCGACGGCGATCGTGCTGACGCTGCTCAGCGGGCGGGGGGAGTCGGGGAGCACGCGCGGGCGGATCTCGTTGGCCGTACTGCTGTTCCAGGACCTCGCGGTCGTCGTGATGGTCCTCGTGGTCCCGCTGCTCGGGCCCGAGTCATCGGGCGGATCACCCGCCCTCGACCTCGCCGTCGCCCTGGCGAAGGCGCTGGGGATCATCGCCGTCGTCCTCGTCCTGGCCCGCCGCGTGATGCCGCCGCTGCTGGAGCGGGTCGCGCGTACCTGCTCCACCGAGGTCTTCCTGCTGACTGTCCTGGCGATCTGCCTGGGGACGGCCTACCTCACCGCCCTGGCGGGGGTGTCGGTGTCGCTCGGGGCCTTCCTCGCCGGGCTGGTCGTCAGCGAGAGCCGGCACTCCACCCATGCGCTCGGCGAGGTGCTGCCGCTGAAGGTCCTCTTCACGGCGGTCTTCTTCGTGTCCGTCGGGATGCTGCTCGATGTGTCCTTCGTACTGGCGAACCTGGGCGGCATCGTCATCGCCGTGCTCGCGGTGCTCGTCGTGAAGGCGGTCCTCGGGGCGACCGCGGTCGTGGCCGTACGGCTTCCGTTCGGACTCGCGGTGGGGACCGGGCTGCTGCTGGCCCAGATCGGTGAGTTCTCCTTCGTCCTCGAGGGCGTGGGACGGCAGTCCGGGCTGACCCCGCTCGGCCTCGGCAGCGACGGCGTCCAGCTGTTCATCGCGGTCACCGTCCTGCTGATGATGGCCACGCCGGCGCTGTCGTGGGCGGGATCGCGGGCCGAGGCGGCCCTGTCCGGCCGGGCTCGGCGCCGGGGGTCCGGGTCCGGCGCCGACGTGCCGTCGGCCGGGATCCCCGAGCTCCCGGCCCTCGGGGCGGACTCGGACCTGCTCACCGGAGGTTCCGGCTCCGGCCTGGTCGTCGTCTCGGGATGGGGCCCGGTGGGACGCGACGTCGCCGACGTGCTGCGGACCGCGGGGGTGCGGGTGACCGTGGTGACCCTCAACCCCGACGGTGCCCGGGAGGCGGAGGCGGAGGGGCATCGCGTGGTGATCGGTGACTCCACCCGCCAGTCGGTCCTCGAGCACGCCGAGGTCCCCGCGGCACTGCTCTTCGTGGTGGCGGACGACGAAGAGGAGCAGGCCGCCCGCATCGTCGCCGCCGCCCGTCCCCTGGTCCGCGGGGACGTGGTCGTGCGCGTCGTCGACGAGGCGGATCCGGGGGACCTGGCGATGCTGGGGGCCGACGCGGTCATCGACGCGGAGCGGGGCGCACTGCTGGCCACGGTGCGGTCGGTGGTCTCGGGCCTGGGCCGCTCCGGGCCCGCGCCCCACCCGGACCCGTGGGCCCCGGTGGTCCTCGTGGCCCCCGACCCGGGCTGCCCGCACGTTCCGGCGCGCGCGACCGTGATGCCGAGCAGTGACGGGTGCGATGCATGCCGACTGGCCGGGCTCACCTGGGTGCACCTGCGGATGTGCCTCACCTGCGGCCGCGTGGGGTGCTGCGACTCCTCACCCGGTCGCCATGCCCGGGCGCACGCGGAGCACACCGGACACGACGTCATCGCGTCGGCGGAGCCGGGCGAGACCTGGGTCTACTGCTTCGAGGACGGGACGACGACACAGGCCCGACCGGACCTGCAGCGGGACTCCGACGCGTCCCGGATGTAG